One Cyanobacteriota bacterium DNA window includes the following coding sequences:
- a CDS encoding sulfotransferase yields MKAPIFIVGEGRSGTTALRRNLAEHPNIWAVPKESYVFVKQWPQANSYYQSKNLNDLTVALAIGMNRVGQSLKKRGSAQYTKDVLTGGKLDENIEEFLSEFRNSEEFKEIQDANHLEVFDAICRFNIEKAGATRFVEKTPFHLFSLEDISARYPDAQVIGIYRDPRAVILSWMKRKNSSKSLLSAAFSWNRAARVMLAKQQDRNFKLLKYEDLISQPETTLRDLTDFLGEEFSPALLKEQKANSSFDEDRGKTGFKESSLDRWKTILSPMQIALIDSVCGKYYGELAIEPALNKASSFLGLYYIWELCKLNLLKVLKLLRRGN; encoded by the coding sequence GTGAAAGCGCCCATATTTATTGTTGGTGAAGGAAGGTCAGGGACTACAGCCCTGAGACGCAATCTTGCTGAGCATCCGAATATTTGGGCTGTGCCCAAAGAGAGCTATGTTTTTGTTAAACAATGGCCTCAAGCCAATTCTTATTACCAATCTAAGAACTTAAATGATTTAACTGTGGCACTCGCTATCGGCATGAATCGGGTTGGGCAGAGTCTCAAAAAAAGAGGTTCAGCTCAGTACACCAAGGATGTTTTAACTGGCGGCAAGCTTGATGAAAATATCGAGGAGTTTTTGTCTGAGTTTAGAAACTCAGAAGAATTTAAAGAGATTCAAGATGCAAATCATCTTGAAGTCTTTGATGCAATTTGTCGTTTTAATATCGAGAAGGCAGGTGCAACTCGATTTGTTGAAAAAACTCCTTTTCATCTCTTCTCGCTTGAAGATATATCAGCGAGATACCCAGATGCTCAAGTCATTGGTATCTACCGGGATCCAAGAGCTGTGATACTTTCTTGGATGAAACGCAAAAATAGTTCCAAGAGTCTATTGAGCGCTGCATTTAGTTGGAATCGGGCTGCTCGGGTGATGCTTGCAAAACAACAAGATCGCAATTTTAAGCTGCTCAAATATGAAGATCTAATTTCCCAACCAGAGACAACCTTGAGAGACCTGACGGATTTCTTGGGAGAAGAGTTTTCGCCTGCTTTACTGAAAGAACAAAAAGCCAATAGCTCTTTTGATGAAGATAGAGGCAAGACTGGTTTTAAGGAATCAAGTCTTGATCGTTGGAAAACAATACTTAGTCCAATGCAAATTGCTTTGATAGACTCTGTTTGCGGAAAGTATTACGGTGAACTAGCGATAGAGCCAGCTCTCAACAAAGCTTCAAGCTTCTTGGGTTTGTATTATATTTGGGAGCTTTGCAAATTGAATTTATTGAAGGTCTTGAAGTTGTTGAGACGTGGTAATTAG
- a CDS encoding ABC-F family ATP-binding cassette domain-containing protein, whose amino-acid sequence MLIEANEISINFGQRLILDEVSLRITPQSRIGLIGANGAGKSTLLQCLMSELTPQIGEVKVASKIQVKHLTQNPTITPGNTLDQELKSVYREVQELQKEEIYLSEQLGVVTGDEFDNALVRLGEIQDKLDRFDASKIDEKIGRMILGLGFTLDELQREVQEFSGGWQMRINLAKVLLQEADVILMDEPTNHLDMEACEWLEEFLRSYPYGILVVSHDRRFLNEVVTEIAELERGKLTIYPGNYDKFVEQKAARREYLISAAKRQEKHIAEQMDFINKFRASARKSTQAKSREKQLTKLERVEAPPSELRKLSFKFPFPNPSARHVLSINNLSKGFGGNQLFEDISLDLEWTKEEPQRVFILGANGCGKTTLFKILMGLETPDTGDATFDSKVKLGYYAQHQLQILDPKKTVIKTLEDAMPPTPEKEIRGILGRFLFSRDDVFKEVELTSGGEKARLAMARLMVSGPNTLLLDEPTNHLDTPSQEAVEAALKSYEGTVICISHDRYFINNHATQIWEFDHGRLIVFKGNYEDYLNKRNKLLAESRAKLTIPVEAPKELKQGAKEKAAKKEAKEFQKALKALERDIQVLHRGKEELTEKLLDPNLSSDYQALNKLTKELEELNTELEAKEAQWVSQSHV is encoded by the coding sequence ATGCTTATAGAAGCAAACGAAATCTCCATCAACTTCGGGCAACGTCTAATACTTGACGAGGTTAGCCTACGAATTACACCGCAAAGCCGTATTGGTTTAATCGGAGCTAATGGCGCAGGCAAATCCACTTTGCTTCAATGCCTAATGTCTGAGCTCACTCCTCAAATTGGTGAAGTCAAAGTAGCTTCCAAAATCCAAGTCAAACATCTTACGCAAAATCCAACTATCACTCCAGGCAATACTCTAGACCAGGAGCTCAAGTCTGTTTATCGCGAAGTCCAAGAGTTGCAAAAAGAAGAGATTTATCTTAGTGAACAACTCGGTGTCGTTACCGGTGATGAGTTTGACAATGCCTTAGTAAGACTCGGTGAGATACAAGACAAGCTTGATCGCTTTGACGCTTCTAAGATAGATGAAAAAATTGGTCGGATGATTTTAGGTCTAGGATTCACTCTTGATGAGCTTCAACGGGAAGTACAAGAATTTAGTGGTGGCTGGCAAATGCGTATCAATTTAGCCAAAGTACTTTTGCAAGAAGCAGACGTTATTTTAATGGACGAGCCGACTAATCACCTCGACATGGAGGCTTGTGAGTGGCTAGAAGAATTCTTGCGTTCATACCCTTATGGGATTTTGGTTGTATCTCATGATAGACGTTTCCTCAATGAAGTAGTTACTGAAATTGCAGAACTTGAAAGAGGCAAACTAACTATTTACCCAGGCAACTACGATAAGTTCGTAGAGCAAAAAGCCGCTCGCAGAGAGTATTTGATCTCGGCAGCCAAAAGACAAGAGAAACATATAGCTGAGCAAATGGACTTTATTAATAAGTTCAGAGCAAGTGCACGCAAATCTACTCAAGCTAAAAGTAGAGAGAAACAACTTACCAAACTTGAACGAGTCGAAGCTCCCCCATCAGAGTTACGCAAACTCAGTTTCAAGTTTCCCTTCCCAAATCCAAGTGCAAGGCATGTGCTTAGTATTAATAACCTCTCCAAAGGTTTTGGCGGCAACCAACTTTTTGAAGATATCTCACTAGATCTTGAATGGACTAAAGAAGAGCCTCAACGTGTTTTCATACTTGGAGCCAATGGTTGCGGCAAGACAACTCTCTTTAAAATACTGATGGGACTTGAAACGCCTGATACTGGCGATGCGACATTCGATAGCAAAGTCAAACTTGGTTATTATGCGCAACATCAATTACAAATTCTTGATCCAAAGAAAACTGTGATCAAAACACTTGAAGACGCAATGCCACCAACTCCAGAAAAAGAGATACGTGGAATCCTCGGAAGATTTTTATTTTCAAGAGATGATGTCTTTAAAGAGGTAGAGCTTACTAGTGGCGGCGAGAAAGCAAGACTAGCAATGGCAAGACTAATGGTAAGCGGTCCTAATACACTCTTGTTAGATGAGCCTACAAACCACTTAGACACACCTTCCCAGGAGGCTGTTGAAGCAGCGCTTAAGTCCTATGAGGGTACAGTGATCTGCATTTCTCACGATAGATATTTTATTAATAACCATGCGACACAGATTTGGGAGTTTGATCATGGCAGATTAATCGTTTTTAAAGGCAATTACGAAGACTATCTCAACAAACGTAACAAGCTACTGGCAGAGTCTCGTGCCAAACTAACAATACCAGTAGAAGCTCCCAAAGAACTCAAACAAGGAGCCAAAGAAAAAGCAGCGAAGAAAGAAGCCAAAGAATTCCAAAAAGCACTCAAGGCTCTTGAAAGAGATATTCAAGTTTTACACAGAGGTAAAGAAGAATTAACCGAAAAGCTACTAGACCCAAATCTAAGTAGTGACTACCAAGCACTTAATAAATTAACCAAAGAACTTGAAGAGCTTAACACAGAGTTAGAAGCCAAAGAAGCCCAGTGGGTCAGCCAAAGTCATGTTTGA
- a CDS encoding YdiU family protein, giving the protein MFEFDNSYASLPKQFYQKINPSPVSNPSLIKINTSLATELGLDPQYLQSDQGIAILSGNQIAQGSQPLAQAYAGHQFGNFVPQLGDGRANLLGEIIDINGKRRDLQLKGSGQTQFSRAGDGRAGLGPVIREFIVSEAMHALGVPTTRALAAISSGDQIQRETQLPGAILTRVASSHIRVGTFEYFIQRRDFESLKILADYVINRHYPEIVDSENPYAELLRAVAIRQAKLISEWMQLGFIHGVMNTDNCSIAGETIDYGPCAFMNFYNPSTVFSSIDRMGRYAYGQQGLIGQWNLSIFANAILSLIDPDQDQAIKTAHRILEEYAVCFLNELDFAFMLKIGIQNKIGDSLAKNLLTLMQNNRADFTLSFHYLTEMVSDKSYDHKFIALFDTASPELNQWIQDWRQALSEENKELKTITEEMSKVNPVYIPRNHIIEEMIEAAVANQDYSLMDKLYEVLAKPFTKQEGADYYMLPPRDKEQRYQTFCGT; this is encoded by the coding sequence ATGTTTGAGTTTGACAATAGTTACGCTAGCTTGCCTAAGCAGTTTTATCAAAAAATCAATCCAAGTCCCGTTTCCAACCCTAGTTTAATCAAAATCAATACTAGCCTCGCTACTGAGCTTGGTCTCGATCCCCAATATTTACAAAGCGATCAAGGGATAGCAATACTCTCTGGTAATCAAATTGCTCAGGGTTCGCAGCCTCTTGCCCAAGCCTATGCCGGTCATCAATTCGGTAACTTCGTGCCGCAACTCGGTGACGGTAGAGCTAATCTACTTGGAGAAATAATAGATATCAATGGTAAGCGTAGAGACTTACAGCTCAAAGGCTCGGGGCAAACCCAGTTCTCTAGAGCCGGAGACGGGCGAGCTGGGCTAGGACCAGTGATTCGTGAGTTTATTGTCAGTGAAGCAATGCACGCACTTGGTGTTCCTACAACTCGCGCACTAGCTGCCATTAGTAGTGGTGATCAAATTCAACGAGAGACTCAATTACCTGGGGCTATTCTCACAAGAGTCGCCTCAAGTCATATTAGAGTTGGCACTTTTGAATATTTCATACAGAGAAGAGATTTTGAATCGCTTAAGATACTCGCAGATTATGTAATTAATAGACATTATCCAGAGATTGTAGATTCTGAGAATCCCTATGCTGAATTATTGAGAGCTGTCGCTATACGCCAAGCCAAGCTAATTTCTGAATGGATGCAACTTGGTTTTATCCATGGTGTCATGAACACAGACAACTGCAGTATCGCAGGCGAGACGATAGACTACGGACCTTGTGCATTTATGAATTTTTATAATCCAAGCACTGTTTTTAGTTCTATTGATCGAATGGGGCGCTACGCCTACGGGCAACAAGGATTGATTGGGCAGTGGAATCTTAGCATTTTTGCTAATGCAATCCTTTCACTGATTGACCCTGATCAAGACCAAGCTATCAAAACAGCCCATCGCATCCTTGAAGAATATGCAGTTTGTTTTCTCAATGAACTCGATTTTGCTTTCATGCTCAAAATAGGTATCCAAAACAAAATAGGTGATAGCCTTGCCAAAAACCTACTGACTCTAATGCAGAATAACAGAGCGGATTTCACTTTGAGTTTTCACTATCTTACAGAGATGGTCAGTGATAAATCATATGACCACAAATTTATTGCCTTGTTTGATACAGCGAGTCCAGAACTCAATCAATGGATACAAGATTGGCGCCAGGCTCTTAGTGAAGAGAACAAGGAGCTTAAAACTATCACAGAGGAAATGAGCAAAGTTAATCCGGTGTACATTCCGCGCAATCATATCATTGAAGAAATGATTGAAGCAGCAGTAGCCAACCAAGACTACAGTCTCATGGACAAGCTCTATGAAGTCCTAGCAAAGCCTTTCACTAAGCAAGAAGGCGCAGACTACTACATGCTGCCTCCTCGAGACAAAGAACAGCGATATCAAACTTTTTGTGGGACTTAA
- a CDS encoding sulfatase-like hydrolase/transferase — protein MKKTFFYLFSLGFILSLPSLAQGATALEQYNYNDSKWFASDKAEAVANEILLEQEQLDSLDHNVIVNQIIFLARIYNADPRKQYRKSINNALDLILDDPIETSCLSNRISILTKINGEAEFGFLDELYQQKVKAAFDQAIDFILQTQLKRDEQYLGWSNQCQKIVSKKPVLSTRETVELIKILESINEPGKVLIARLQAAKLWLEESTISGYLWNQETGKLIKDESQKHLWARFYRVKNNDPVFIDELGELHSKPTKLALEQRLDQQWYGNWACGLVACDEKPNVLFIVLDDLNDMIKLLDPSVLTQTPHLDHLATKSTLFTQAYTSATQCNPSRFSVLTGLNPDSHKVYDNNVNSHEYENQQKFLMDYFRDYGYKTIGLKKIFHGTQNIPWVWDEYYPLEGNSREPPNSSIVQWGHEEADIRTGDTEAAIKAAEILTEEFTEPTFMAVGFSSPHLPWHFPKQFFDLYPLADIKTPEQPFYDLYDVPEAGTVLAELFLAGAWEGYHEKIVEAGKWKEALQAYMAGISKVDDDLGRVLQALYNGPNAANTIVVLWSDHGLHLGEKEHWKKHALWEKTTHVPLMIAKAGQSNGQVSSEVVSLLDIYPTLIDMANLPKRSSLQGISLKPLIDKSAKAWPGKALTTMGAGNYSIREGSWRYIRYQDRSEELYDHKFDPHEFYNLSHLKQLDPIKAKFVEMIPILD, from the coding sequence ATGAAAAAGACTTTCTTTTACTTATTCTCTCTTGGCTTCATACTTAGCTTACCTAGTTTGGCACAAGGAGCAACGGCACTTGAGCAATATAACTATAATGATAGCAAATGGTTTGCTTCTGATAAAGCCGAAGCTGTTGCTAATGAGATTCTACTAGAGCAGGAACAATTAGATAGCTTAGATCATAATGTGATTGTCAATCAGATTATATTTTTGGCTCGGATTTATAATGCAGACCCACGCAAGCAATATCGTAAATCAATCAACAATGCATTGGATTTGATTCTTGATGATCCTATTGAAACAAGTTGTCTTAGTAATAGGATTTCTATACTGACGAAGATTAATGGAGAAGCTGAATTTGGCTTTCTAGATGAGCTCTATCAGCAGAAGGTAAAAGCAGCTTTTGATCAGGCGATTGATTTTATTCTTCAAACACAGCTAAAAAGAGACGAGCAATATCTAGGTTGGTCCAATCAATGTCAGAAAATTGTTTCCAAGAAGCCGGTGCTTTCTACCAGAGAGACAGTTGAATTAATCAAGATACTTGAATCAATTAATGAACCAGGTAAAGTTCTAATTGCACGTTTGCAAGCAGCCAAGCTGTGGCTTGAAGAATCCACTATTAGTGGCTATTTATGGAATCAAGAAACCGGCAAGCTCATAAAAGATGAAAGCCAAAAACATTTATGGGCAAGGTTCTACCGGGTGAAAAACAATGATCCTGTTTTTATTGATGAGCTTGGTGAGTTGCATTCTAAGCCAACTAAATTAGCATTAGAACAGCGACTCGATCAACAATGGTATGGCAATTGGGCTTGCGGACTTGTTGCTTGCGATGAAAAACCAAATGTTTTGTTTATTGTTTTGGATGATTTAAATGACATGATCAAATTACTTGATCCTTCTGTCTTAACTCAAACACCCCATCTTGATCATTTAGCAACCAAGTCTACTTTGTTTACCCAAGCCTATACCAGTGCTACTCAATGCAATCCTTCTAGATTTTCAGTTCTGACTGGGCTCAATCCTGACAGTCACAAGGTTTATGACAATAACGTTAATAGTCATGAATATGAAAATCAGCAAAAATTCTTGATGGATTATTTTCGAGATTATGGCTATAAAACGATCGGCCTCAAAAAAATATTTCATGGTACTCAGAACATTCCTTGGGTTTGGGACGAATACTATCCACTGGAAGGTAATTCAAGAGAGCCGCCTAACTCTTCTATCGTGCAATGGGGGCATGAAGAAGCAGATATTCGTACTGGCGATACTGAAGCAGCAATAAAAGCTGCTGAAATACTCACAGAAGAGTTTACGGAGCCAACTTTCATGGCAGTTGGTTTTTCTAGCCCACATTTACCTTGGCATTTTCCGAAACAATTCTTTGATCTTTACCCACTCGCTGACATTAAAACACCAGAACAACCCTTCTATGATTTATATGATGTTCCTGAAGCAGGAACTGTTCTTGCTGAATTATTTTTGGCTGGAGCTTGGGAGGGCTATCACGAGAAAATTGTCGAAGCCGGCAAATGGAAAGAAGCTCTTCAAGCCTATATGGCAGGTATTAGCAAGGTTGATGATGATTTAGGTAGGGTTCTTCAAGCCTTATACAATGGACCTAATGCTGCTAATACCATTGTTGTTTTGTGGAGTGATCATGGTTTACATTTGGGCGAAAAAGAACATTGGAAAAAACATGCTCTTTGGGAAAAAACCACTCATGTACCTCTGATGATTGCCAAAGCTGGTCAGAGCAATGGACAAGTCTCTAGCGAGGTTGTGAGCCTCTTGGATATTTATCCAACTTTGATTGATATGGCGAACTTACCGAAGCGTAGTAGTTTACAAGGGATAAGTCTTAAGCCATTAATTGATAAGTCAGCTAAAGCCTGGCCCGGCAAAGCATTAACTACTATGGGGGCAGGGAATTATTCTATCCGAGAAGGTAGCTGGAGATATATTCGATATCAAGATAGATCTGAGGAGCTTTATGATCACAAGTTTGACCCTCATGAATTCTATAATTTATCTCATCTTAAACAGTTAGATCCTATAAAAGCTAAGTTTGTGGAGATGATTCCTATACTTGATTAA